One genomic region from Dermacentor variabilis isolate Ectoservices chromosome 6, ASM5094787v1, whole genome shotgun sequence encodes:
- the LOC142584527 gene encoding uncharacterized protein LOC142584527 yields MAHTTHLSSSQVCKNFPLYAKKSDDPFLLLLPCQQVLCEIVADCFSMALLLLCSGDVETNPCPTTRTEALLELQNLPSNPSEQTEVLFWLLKDLQACSVQSAKGQAELVNDVKAIKVGQKNIETKMECIQKRLDNLEEKTNVLDHLHDEMTGIQASAQAQTNRLDSLLMRVYELEDRSRRNNLIFHGIRDSRESWEQSESRIREALTGVIDSLPDTAIERAHRISHYTPNKCRPIVVKFTNTKIKDKVLSMRAQLKEKGISTSEDFSPATRHIRKKLIEYAKSQPQPCPFQLRYTKLIMNKKQFVYDPATDTVNKHAPYEPRDNGGHANSQHVPS; encoded by the coding sequence ATGGCTCATACAACGCACCTTTCCAGTTCGCAGGTCTGTAAAAACTTTCCGCTTTATGCTAAGAAAAGTGACGACCCATTTTTGCTATTGCTTCCGTGCCAACAAGTGCTCTGTGAAATTGTCGCAGATTGTTTCTCTATGGCGTTGCTGTTATTGTGCTCAGGTGACGTGGAAACTAATCCCTGTCCTACTACGCGTACTGAGGCATTACTCGAGCTGCAGAATTTGCCATCAAATCCTTCTGAGCagacggaagttcttttctggCTGTTAAAAGACCTTCAGGCTTGTTCTGTACAATCTGCTAAGGGTCAGGCCGAGTTGGTTAACGACGTCAAGGCTATTAAGGTTGGTCAAAAGAACATCGAGACCAAAATGGAATGTATCCAAAAAAGATTAGAcaaccttgaagaaaaaacaaatgttttAGACCATCTCCATGATGAAATGACTGGCATTCAGGCGTCGGCTCAAGCCCAAACAAATCGGCTGGACTCTTTACTAATGCGCGTTTACGAACTTGAGGACAGATCGCGACGCAACAACCTCATATTTCATGGCATCCGTGACTCTCGGGAATCGTGGGAACAGTCCGAATCACGCATAAGAGAAGCACTAACCGGTGTAATCGACAGCCTGCCTGACACGGCAATCGAACGTGCTCATCGCATTAGTCACTACACGCCTAATAAGTGTCGCCCAATTGTAGTTAAATTCACCAAcacgaaaataaaagacaaagtacTCTCTATGCGCGCACAGCTGAAAGAAAAGGGTATTTCTACCTCCGAAGATTTTTCGCCCGCCACCCGTCACATCCGTAAAAAACTAATTGAGTACGCTAAAAGCCAGCCCCAACCATGCCCTTTCCAGTTAAGGTACACCAAACTAATAATGAATAAAAAACAGTTCGTCTATGACCCGGCAACAGACACCGTCAACAAGCATGCGCCATATGAACCACGAGATAACGGCGGGCATGCAAATTCCCAGCACGTGCCCAGTTAG